One Flavobacteriales bacterium genomic region harbors:
- a CDS encoding GNAT family N-acetyltransferase encodes MSTALRFSRIEPEQQSQLLEEIHNILTEVGAHNVDIYNQTYWDWQYKQLPTGKSYVYAAWDGDRIIGYYHIPVYRCIIAGEEKFIGNIQDVAVNPNYRGAGLFRKLAEFANADIDKTEVDLIYTFPNDKSIRTFLKYNKFSTVSAVPTYLRPVNSGKILRSKINLLGIEKLIGFFADGFVNLFSKSEKISDANVERITEITDEVEAVFTEYGTSFRNHLVRDKVWLNWRYLKSVRGKHHILGLREAGKLTAVLVVKEDEMLGNPALLIMDFVFLNGNENSLLFLIDQVRKDSKLTGFEFNLLFISAITPLLPALSKIGFYQIPAKINPRILNLLARTSSNLDEKPLLQESNWLLTLGDWDVF; translated from the coding sequence ATGAGTACAGCATTGAGATTCTCAAGGATTGAGCCCGAACAGCAGTCGCAGCTGCTTGAGGAGATCCACAATATTCTGACCGAGGTCGGGGCGCATAACGTTGATATTTACAATCAGACGTATTGGGATTGGCAGTACAAGCAATTGCCAACGGGCAAAAGTTATGTGTATGCCGCTTGGGATGGTGATAGGATCATCGGTTACTACCACATTCCTGTTTACCGCTGCATTATTGCTGGCGAGGAAAAGTTCATTGGTAACATTCAGGATGTAGCCGTGAACCCGAATTACCGAGGCGCGGGTCTGTTCCGAAAACTGGCCGAGTTTGCCAACGCGGATATTGACAAGACCGAGGTCGATCTTATCTACACATTCCCGAACGACAAAAGCATCCGAACGTTCTTGAAATACAACAAGTTCAGCACCGTGAGTGCCGTTCCAACCTACTTGCGGCCAGTAAACTCAGGAAAGATCCTGCGCAGCAAGATCAATCTGCTTGGAATCGAAAAACTGATCGGATTCTTTGCCGATGGTTTCGTGAATCTGTTCTCGAAGAGCGAGAAGATCTCCGATGCCAACGTTGAACGGATCACAGAGATCACAGATGAAGTGGAGGCCGTTTTCACAGAATATGGCACCTCTTTCAGAAATCATCTGGTACGCGATAAAGTGTGGCTCAATTGGCGCTACTTGAAATCAGTGCGTGGCAAGCATCACATTCTTGGGCTGCGCGAAGCGGGAAAACTGACGGCTGTACTGGTGGTGAAGGAAGACGAAATGCTCGGAAACCCTGCGCTGCTCATCATGGATTTCGTCTTTCTGAACGGAAATGAAAATTCATTGCTTTTCTTGATCGATCAGGTTCGAAAGGATTCAAAACTGACAGGATTTGAGTTCAATCTGCTCTTCATCTCCGCCATCACTCCTCTCCTACCCGCTTTGTCCAAAATCGGGTTCTACCAGATTCCAGCCAAGATCAATCCACGTATTCTGAACCTTCTTGCCCGCACCTCAAGCAACTTGGACGAAAAACCGCTGCTACAGGAAAGCAACTGGCTGCTGACCCTTGGCGATTGGGACGTTTTCTGA